CTCATGCAGACACTGAATACAAGAATACTGTTCCcattgactttctttttttaaagcgcAGATACAAACAGTGTGAGACTGGTATTAACTGGGGCGCTGCAGAGCCtaaagacttttttgttttgtgtgtgcatgcttACATGTTTGTCTAggtgtacagtgggtacggagtCTCACTGTGGCCAGATGTCCCAACTTTATGTGAagggtgtgtgtctgtgtgagctGGATCAATTATCATGTAATCAGCTTTAATCTTCCAGACAGCCTGCATGCACTCAGCCAATATGCCCTGTGATGCaaacatatattacattttattacccTCTAATATGCCATCAATTTGTGGCCTAATTTTTTTCTATCATTATTTCTTATTCTTGAATTTCAATTAGCCAAGATAGAAAGCACTTGCTGACATTCAAACAAGCCTTGCCATACAAGTTAGAGGTACGCAGTATTGCACACGTCGCAGTCAAAGCTTATGAGCCTGTGCAATATGTCATGACGCACCTCTTATGAGAATACAAAAGCTGCTTGATTTATGACGCCTCACTGCCCATCCGTGTGATGTCAATGTCTAATGCATTGGCTCATAAACGTGTATAGGAAATGGCTAGTGATACAATAAAAGGAATTTCTGAATTTTTGTTTTATCAGACACCTCTAAATTGTCATATACTTCATGCATTATCAACATATATTGTCCAGTtctagtaaaaaaaacaaaaacaaattgggTTAAAAAGTAATGGATGCTTCCCtcacaatatttttcaaatttacCAACCACCCCTTTTTGACCATACCGCTCTAAAGTGCTAAAAGCAAAGGCAGGCCATCTTTTTTGTGCAGACCTCTCAGTctcttttaatgtgttttgaaaCCTTCTGCAGACGGCAATTGTCCAAACTGCAACATGCAGCAACTTCACAATCATGTTTACCTGACACTAATGGCAGAACTTGGTTAATAACTTAAtgcagtgaaatattttttttttttttttttttttttaaccagctATCTCTTTTGACGTAAAATAGCAATTGaccaataaattatataaactcAGTTAAGCCACTGCAGCGCTGGAAAgcatacaaagaaaaaaaaaaagaaagaaaagcagcCTCTACCCAGCCTTTTAGACTTGAGCGGCACCCAGCACTCTGAGGGTTAAAGCAGAACTGCAGTGAGTCCTACTGCAGTGTCTAAAGCATTTGGCTGATCGCAACAGTACAtcaagagaggaaaaaaatctaaatggttcttcttttttttttttttttcttccaaaaatCCTTTTATTGCATTTGTAACATTTGGCACAGTACAAATTCATGGTGCTTTTACAAGATAAACCTGCAAAGATCAACATTgacctttttcttttctgttttttaaagaaagacttctcagtataaatgtttttttttttttttttttttttgtatttttcactgcattcTCTGTAGCATTTAGAAATCACAGAATGCCCTTTTTAAACAAGACTACCCTCATTTCTTAAATTCAGTACAGCGTCTTAAAACAACTCATCTTTTAAATAGGAGTTATAAGTTAGAAAATAgtttcaatttattattttttaatataatctgCTTTTCTATTACCAGCCCATGGTAGTTCAGTTTttccatatatatttatttataagcaTGTACAACAAGAATCAGTCTTTTGGAATTGCACTCTGTACAAAAAAAGTAGTTcctgtctgtctttttttttctcttttgtgcATTCTATTGCATGTTTTATGCTGGGGTGAGGGTGGGCTTATAAGGGAAAGAGAGGGTCATTTGACTGAGGTTTTGATTTGTTGGGGGGCAGATTATATTTGAGTCTCTTGTACTTTCTCCTTGGTGTGAGTTTTTATGACAAGGGCCTCAGGAGTAGCTGTGATAGCAGTGGGCAAGGTTCGAGGCAGAGAATTTCCAATGCTGTTGCTTTCTGTCCATTTGGCACCATGGCCTGGTGGCTTGTAAGTGTTGTATTTGGGCTTCAGGGTGCTGTAGTCGATCTTCTGTGGGCTGTAGTCCATCTTGTGAGGACTGTAATCCATTTTGGACTTGTGGGGGCTGAAGTCACAACTGACATATTCCGCTTTGAGGGGGCTGTACTCTGCCTTGAAAGCACTGTAGTCAGGTTTGAAAAGGCTACAGTCTGTCTTGAAGGGGCTGTAATCGGATTTGGGCTTGGGCATACTGTAGTCAGTTTTCGATTTCGGAACACCATACTCTGGTTTGAATGGGCTGAAGTCTGGTTTAGAAGTATGAGATTTGTAGTCAGGTTTGTGAGTACTATATCCAGCATTGTAGGGACTCTGCTCAGGTTTTTTGTGTATGTGGTAATCCGGCAATGACTTGTGTGAATAGTCCGTCAGTTTGTGAGAGCTGTATTCCAGAGTAGGTTGGTACATATAGTCTGTTTTAGGTTTGTAGTTGTTGTAGTCTGACTTGGGTTTGTGGATGCTGAAATCTTGCTTGGACTTATGGGTACTGTATTCTGGATTTGGTTTGTAGCTGTAGTCAGATTTGTTGTAGTCCCGTTTGTAAATACTGTTATGATCCCTTATCTCTGGTAGAGTCAGTGCCCCCTCCCCTGCTATACTGGCAGCAGATGCTGGTGGTGGCAATTCCTCTTCTACCGGAATAATCTCCACAGTTCTGGCTGCAGCCACCGTGCTCCTCTGCTGATGCCTCTTTCgtagtttataaaatacaattagCATGATTGCAGCTAGCAAGGTTACTGCCACAAAACAACCGATAATGATCTTTGTTGTCTTCATCACCTCATCCAGACTGGTACTGGCTGGGTTGGGCGGCTTTCCTGTCGTCACTTTTGAGCCAGGTACAACAGATGGGCGACTTGGGGGAGTGTCGGTGCTCTGGAGCAGGACTGTAGGCGTTGAGATAAAAACCGGCTGAAAGACGGATGGCGAGGCCGTGGTAGTGGTGCTGGCGCCTGCTGTAGTCGTGGTGGTTTTGGGCTTGGGCATTTCAGATGTGGGGTTCAGTACCTCCACTGTGACAGTGGTGAAGTAACTAAGGTTGGATGTGTTGAGTTCAGCCGCACTTACGTTTAAATAGGCTGAAGCGTTGGAATTTCCGGCGGCATTGGACACCATGCAGGTATACATACCCGTGTCACCTGCTAGCACATTTGAAAAGTTCAAAGTCCCATCATTTAGCACGGTTATCCGTGGGTGGCTTGATGCATGAGTTAAAACCGTCCCATTTGGTAGGAGCCATCGCACGGCAGACATGGCCGCTGTTCGACATCGCAATTCTGCCACGCGTTCAGCAGAAATATTCAGGTCTCTCGGGGCATCAGCAATAAAAGGGGCAGAGCACTGCATTGCCCCGGTGTCACCCCGGTCTAGCTCAACCAACTGGCGGCCTCTCATGTGTGCAGGGGAGTGACAACGCCCACAGCATGTCGAGTTGGTGGGTATGTACTCACGTAGCCAACGTGCTAGCCAGAGTGAGTCACACCCGCAGTTCCAGGGGTTATGGTGGAGGTGAAGTTCCACCAGGTACTTCAGTGGGGTAAAGAGGTCATGGGGCAGTGAGCTTAGATTGTTATGGGCCAAATTCAGTTCCACCAACGAGGCCAGGTCATCAAATGCATTTCGCTCAATTAGCCCTATTTGAGAGTTCATGATCCATAACTTTTTGAGCGAAGACAGTCCTCTGAATGAACCTGGTTTGATCTCAGGAAAAAGGTTCTCTGAGATTTCCAGCTCTTCCAACCCAACCAGAGGCGTCAGGTTGGGCATCTCTCCTCGAACATTGCACACTGCCAGGTTGAGGTACTTGAGGTTGACTAGACCCTCAAAGGCCCCATCCGAGATGTACTCTAGTTTTCTCAGTTCACCTAGATCCAATCTCATTAGGGATGGCACTCTGTTAAATGCATATGATGGGATGCTTTCAATGGGGTTATTTCTCAGCCACAGCTCTCGCAGCTTGGACAGATACTCAAATGCCCCACTTGGCACCACTGTCAACCTGTTATCAAATAGTTCCAGTGTATTGAGATTGGTCAGCCCACTGAAGGCACCCACTTCAATCTGTCTAATGGCGTTGCGACCCAGCTGCAGTACCTCCAAGTGATGGAGGTTGCGGAAAGAGTCGGCCTGTACAGCCTCGATGGCGTTCTCCATCAGGTTTAGGTGCCGCGTGTTGCTGGGTATTCCTGGTGGCACACGAGTGAGCCCACGTCTGGTGCACACCACCTTGCTGAGCTGGTTGTTGCAGGAGCAATCAGTCGGGCAGCCCTGGGGCCCTGCCGCGGCCGCCACCTCCACACACGCTTGAACCATGAGGAACAGGACACAGAGCAGGGCGGCTTTCCTGGCTCGACGCACAGCTACCCGCCCCAGGAGACTCATGATGTGGCACATTCATAATTCAGCATCGTCTGGGGGGGGCGTGGGGTGATGATGGTGGTTGGGGAGAGGGGGTAGAAAGCGGGGGGGAAGGGGGAGGGGTTCACCTCTGACTAATGAAGCCCTACCCTGGGTTAAACAACACTCTAGattgtttttccatttactGAACTGGAGGCTAAACGTTGAGTGACAAGTACTCAAGTAAAGAGGGAGAAGTGAAAAGCCAAGGAATAATGGATTAAATAAAACAGGGGactatattttatgtataaaaatgttttgaaaggcTCAACACCTACCTCAAAGGTTTTATACGTCCAAATTTTGCAAtcacaaaatagtttttttcctcaaattCTTATATTCCCAGGATAAGCAAAGCCTTCTCTTTTTTCATTTGTCAGAAAACAAGAGGTGAATGCCAAAATGGCCCCTAATAAATCCACAGAGAAGCATCCGAGGAGATGTGTAGTGGCTCTGCAGGGCCTCAGAGCTTTAGGCAAGAGTACCAATCCAGATTGGCTCCTATAGAAGCGCGCTCACTCTCGCACTATCCACAGATGCTTGTCCTTGGATACCTCCGCTTGACGCTGCTACTAAATGCCTGTGTCTCCATAGAGGACCGCTCACACATGCTAAACCAGAGTAGGGGGAGGAAAAAAAGGGAGGGGTAGTTAGAGGGGGGAAAGAGAGAGGAATAAGAAAGAGAAATCCAGTCTTTTCAAATGTTCGTCTATGcttttgtttaataataataaaagtgccCCTCCAATGTTTCCACTCACTTTACTTTGTccgtctccctctctctcagtATGTTTTGTCCGCTCGATTTGTCAGCACCTTGTCCAGCTGAAAAGACTGTGACACTGCGGTCATTAGCGCATTTCTTTCCTTAAGTAGCTCCGGGTTCCATCTCCGTACATGCGC
The Ctenopharyngodon idella isolate HZGC_01 chromosome 4, HZGC01, whole genome shotgun sequence genome window above contains:
- the lrrc4.1 gene encoding leucine-rich repeat-containing protein 4, whose product is MCHIMSLLGRVAVRRARKAALLCVLFLMVQACVEVAAAAGPQGCPTDCSCNNQLSKVVCTRRGLTRVPPGIPSNTRHLNLMENAIEAVQADSFRNLHHLEVLQLGRNAIRQIEVGAFSGLTNLNTLELFDNRLTVVPSGAFEYLSKLRELWLRNNPIESIPSYAFNRVPSLMRLDLGELRKLEYISDGAFEGLVNLKYLNLAVCNVRGEMPNLTPLVGLEELEISENLFPEIKPGSFRGLSSLKKLWIMNSQIGLIERNAFDDLASLVELNLAHNNLSSLPHDLFTPLKYLVELHLHHNPWNCGCDSLWLARWLREYIPTNSTCCGRCHSPAHMRGRQLVELDRGDTGAMQCSAPFIADAPRDLNISAERVAELRCRTAAMSAVRWLLPNGTVLTHASSHPRITVLNDGTLNFSNVLAGDTGMYTCMVSNAAGNSNASAYLNVSAAELNTSNLSYFTTVTVEVLNPTSEMPKPKTTTTTAGASTTTTASPSVFQPVFISTPTVLLQSTDTPPSRPSVVPGSKVTTGKPPNPASTSLDEVMKTTKIIIGCFVAVTLLAAIMLIVFYKLRKRHQQRSTVAAARTVEIIPVEEELPPPASAASIAGEGALTLPEIRDHNSIYKRDYNKSDYSYKPNPEYSTHKSKQDFSIHKPKSDYNNYKPKTDYMYQPTLEYSSHKLTDYSHKSLPDYHIHKKPEQSPYNAGYSTHKPDYKSHTSKPDFSPFKPEYGVPKSKTDYSMPKPKSDYSPFKTDCSLFKPDYSAFKAEYSPLKAEYVSCDFSPHKSKMDYSPHKMDYSPQKIDYSTLKPKYNTYKPPGHGAKWTESNSIGNSLPRTLPTAITATPEALVIKTHTKEKVQETQI